The DNA region AGCTCACGATATCGTTCATCAGCATGGCGATCGCCATCACCTCCGGCCCTTTGATCTGATGACCATAGGTCGGCATCAGGCAGGGGAAAACACGGATCAGATGCGGAGCGATGCGCATCACGGTCCGGCGTTCGACGATGGACTCACGCATGCGGATGAAATCCGCATGCTGCAGATAACGCAAGCCGCCGTGAATGATCTTCAAGCTGTTGGAAGAGGTGGCGCAGCCGAAATCGCCCCTGTCGATGAGGGCGACAGAGAGACCGCGCGAAGCCGCCTCCCAAGCGGCAGCCGCACCGTAAATGCCGCCGCCGAGGATGAGCAGATCAAAAGGCCGTCCGGCCAATTGTGTCAGATCACGTTTCATAGTTCCGTTTCATTGCGAGTGACAAACGCCCATGAGGTGTTGTTCACCGAATCACTTGAAAAAAGACCGTCGTTGCGAGCGAAGCTGTTGAATATTAGTATTTTATAATTCAATTTAAACTGGAGCCGCGGCTGGCGCCGGCCGGTTACGCAGTGTGCGTCTCCAACCAGCGCTCGCGCCACATTTGATAGCTCATCAACGCCCACAGGCGATGACTGTGATTTTCCTTTCCGGTCAGATGCTCCTGCATCAGCCGCTGCACATAGGCCGGCTGAAATTCTCCTCCCCGGCGCAGCCGCTCCACCGACAGGTACTCCTCCATCAGCGGCCTCAACTCCTGTTTCATCCACTGCTTGATGGGGATGCTAAAACCCTCTTTGCCGCGATGCAGAATCAAGTCCGGCAGCAGATTCTGCATGGCTCTTTTCAACAGGTATTTGGTCTGCCGGCCGGCCAGGCGCAGATGCGGCGGCAACGTGGCACAGAACTCGACAAAGCGATAATCCAGAAACGGCGTGCGCGCCTCCAACGACACAAGCATGCTCATTCGGTCCACCTTGACCAAAATGTCGTCGGCCAGATAGGTATGAATATCCACATATTGCTGTTGGTCCAGCGGTGTGGCCGCAGAGGCCGCGGAGAATTTTTCCCGAATGAAATCATAGGGATCGAACGGCGCCAATCTGGCCGTCAGCTCGGGCGTATACAGCGCGGCTTTCTCAGCTTGCTGGAGAAAAATCATCCAGCGCACATGCCCCAGATCCGCCGGCAGTTGCAGGCCTTCAATGAAACGTCGCGCTTTGTTGATCGCGCCCTTTTTCTTGTCCGTCGGCGGCAGGGCGCGGATCGCCGGCTCGATCAGGGATCGCCGCAGCCCGAACGGCACGCGGCCATAGCGCCGCGCCAAGCGATCCGCCCGATAGGTGTCATAACCGGCCAGCACCTCATCGCCGCCGTCGCCGGACAGGACGACCGTCACATGCTTGCGCGCCATTTCGGAAACCATCAATGTCGGAAAAACTGAGAAATCCGCGAACGGCTCGTCCAATTGCCCGACGATGCGCTCGGTCAGACGGACGGCATCGGGCGTGATGATCTCCTCATAGTGCTCTGTGCCGAACCGCTCGCTGACTGCGCGCGCGTAGGGCAGTTCATTGTAGCTCGAATGGGTAAAGCCGATGGAAAATGTTTTAACCGGACGATCGCTGCTGCGGGCCATCAGAGCGACGATGGAGCTGGAGTCCAACCCGCCGCTCAGAAACGCGCCCAGGGGGACTTCGCTCATCAATCGTATTTTAGTCGCGTCCTGCAGGAGCGCCAGCAATTCTTCCGCCCGTTCACCCTCACTCCCCTGTGCGGCGCCGTAGGTCAACTGCCAGTAGGGATGGATTGTGATCCTTCCGGACTCCCAAAGCAGATAGTGCGCTTGCGGCAGTTTAAAGACGTTTTGGTAAATCGACAGAGGGCTAGCAATATACTCAAATGTAAGAAAATTATCAAGCGCTTTTGCGTTGACCCGGCGCGGCAGTTCCGGCACCTGCAGCAAGGCTTTCAGTTCGGAGCCGAAGACGAAGTGATGGTCGTCCGAATAGTAATACAGAGGTTTGACACCCAGCCGATCCCGCGCGATGAACAGCCGTTGCCGACGGCCGTCCCACACCGCCAGACCGAACATGCCGTTCAGTTTTTTCACGCAGTCCACGCCGTACTCTTCATAGGCGTGCAGGATCACCTCAGTGTCCGCTTGAGTGCGGAACGCATGACCGCGGGCTTGCAGATCGGCGCGGATTCGGCGATGGTTGTATATCTCCCCGTTGAAAACAATGGCCATGGAACCGTCTTCATTAAAGATCGGCTGCTGGCCGGTGGCCACATCAATGATGCTCAACCGTCGCATGGCTAATCCTACATGGCCGCGGATAAGAAATCCTTCATCATCCGGTCCGCGATGACGGATGGCGTCGGCCATGGCTTTAAGCAGCGCCGGCTCCACCCGCTGTTCCTGATCATGATAGAGAATACCGCAAATACCGCACATGCCTTCCTCAATAAAAGAGCGGACGTCTGCGCCCGCAGAAAAAACGCAAACGTCGCGTCACCCGCGTGGTCCGTTCTGAACCGCCTGCTCGACGATCCATTGCACCTTGTCCAGATAATCCTGATAACGGTACTTTTCTTCCGCCAGACGGCCGGCGGCGCTGGTCATCGCCGCCGCTTGCTCCGGGTGCTCCAGAGTCCAGAGTACAGCGCGGCTGAATGCCTCTGCCGTCGGAGCAGCCAGCACCACCACCTCGGAGGTAAGAATCTGCGTGTGGGTGACATGGTCGGTGGCCACCACCGGTTTGCCGGAGCGCAAATACGAATAGATCTTGAGTGGAGAGTTGGTTCCGCTCATGCGTGTCGAGACCAACACGTCGGCCAGAGCGACATAGCTGGGAATCGCCTGCGGCGGGACAAAACCGGTGAAAGAGAAACAGCCGTCTACGCCGGCCGCGCGCGCCTGCTGCTGATAGCGACGAACCTGATCCTCCTGCCCCCCGACCACGACAAACCGGATGGGCAGCGGGCTGGTGCGCAGGCTATGGGCCGCGCTTTCAATCAGCAGATCGATGCCCTGATAGGGCTCCAGCGTCCCGTAATAGAGCACGATCTTCTCTCCGTTCAGGCCCAGCTCGCTTTTGATTTTTTCCTGCAGACCGGGCTCTGCAGGGAAAACAATTTGATTGTCAGCGACGTTCTCGATCAGCAGGCTGGTGACCTGCGGATAGCGCTCGCTTACATAGTTCTGCAGCTCTGGACAGATGGTGATTACCGCACCGGCGGATTGAATGGTTCGTTCCTCCAACCGGGTGAACAGCGACATCAGCGCCTTGGAGCGGGAGTATCTAAAATTGGACAACTGCTGCGGCAGCGAGGAGTGCATGTCATACAGATGAGGCAGTTTCCAGCGGCGCGCCAGGCCGACGCCGAAAAAGCCCGCCTCTTCATGGGTGTGCAAAAGATCATAGTGGTTTTTCTGCAGCAGAGCGCGGGCCTGGAAATACAGAGTCAAGTCAAGCAATAACTTGGTTTTAGAAGGGCCGATGCGCACACGGCGTACGCCGGGCACCCGAGCGGCGCGGACGATCCGCAGCCGTTCCATCGGCACATCCTGGCCCACATGATAGGTCGCCAGATCGACCTGATGTCCCAGGGTGGTCAGCGCTTTGATGCGATGCAGGACGCTGAAGGGCGTTCCGCGCGGCTGAAACCAGGGTTGCGGCGCAATCATCAACAGGCGAAAACGGTTTGAAGCTGCGGTCATAGAGCGTATTTTCCTGTACGGATAAAAGGAGGCCCTGGTGAAAACCAGGGCAGTCACTCGATCGATCCTTGCCCCCGGGGGCAGCCGGCTTCAAGCGCCCCGGCGCCTTATTCAGCCCCATAACCGATCAGTACGACAAAGATGGTTTTAATTAAAATTTTTGCATCCAACAGCAAAGACCAGTGATCGATATAATCGAGATCCATCTTCATCCACTGATCGAAACCGATCTTGTTCCGGCCGCTCACCTGCCAGATGCAGGTGATGCCGGGCTTGAGACTCAGCCGGCGGCGTTGCCAGATCTGATAGTTCTCCACCTCATTGACCAGCGGCGGCCGCGGGCCCACAATGCTCATGTCGCCCTTGAGCACATTGAACAGCTGCGGCAGTTCGTCGATGCTGGTGCGGCGGAGAAAATGGCCGAACGGGGTGATGCGTGGATCGCGCTTCATCTTGAACACCGGCCCATCCATCTCGTTATGCTGCATAAGACCGCTCTTCAACTCATCCGCGTTGGCCACCATGGAGCGAAACTTGTAGAAAATAAATTTACGTCCGTTCAGCCCGCAGCGTATCTGCTTGAAAAAGACCGGACCGCGCGAGGTGACCTTGATCAGAATGGCCACCAGCACCATCAGCGGAGAAAAAAGGAGCAGCATGACGGCGGAGATCGCGATATCGATCACGCGCTTGATGAACAGCTGCCACTCTTGGGCATGAAAGGTTTCAAACTCCAGCAGCGGATAGCCGTTGAAATCGGTCTGCCGTGTCTGCGCGATGTGCAGATTGTACAGATCCAGAGAGATGGAGCTGGATACGCCTACCTCCTCACAGGCCTGCAGGGCGTCTTCGATGCGATGCAGCCATAAACGCGGGACCACAAAGATGACCCGGTCGATCACCAGCCGGTTGACCAGAAAGGGAATGTCTTGCAGCCGGCCGATCACGCGATAGCCTTCCACCTCCTTGCCATAGAGCCCGTGTTCGTCATCGATAAGGCCGACGATGCGCAGGCCCCACGTTCGATGCATGTGCACCGTGCGGATAAAATCGCGCGCTCGTTTGCCGGTGCCGACGATGAGTAGGTTCTCTTGGTTGTATCCTTTGGAATGGATGATGTCGAGAATATATAGGAAGAGACGTTTTTCCAGCAGAATGAGTATAAAAGCGGTGAGGATAAAAACAGAAAAATAGAGACGGCTGTAAAGCTCAAGCTTGAGTAAAAAAATCAGACTGCCGGAGGCCAAAGTGGCCCAGACGTGGGAGACAAAGAGGTTCCAGGTCATCTTGCGGTTGGTCTGCAGGCGAAAGCCCCGATAGACGCCGTTCAAGGCGTAGATGCTGACCCAGATCAGCGGAAACCCCACCAAGATCTGCCAGTAATTCGACGCGAAATAAAAAAAGCCCGCCAGCGTCGGCACTTCCCCATAGGCTTTGATGCTCAGCTGCGCCAGCGCGCGGATGCGCACATCAATAAAATAAGCAACGAGAAATGCTACAATAATGACAAAGATATCGACGAGCTTCATGATGCCGCCGATGAATTTTTCCTTCTCTGAAACCATGATCCTTTGTACGCTGAGGAGTGACTGTCGTGATGACCGTAGCGATTAGAGCCGGCTTTTCCAACGGAAGCCGCAGCCGGACGGTCATCCTTTATACCAGATACTTTTGTTTTTCTTTAAACCAGGCCGCAAAACGAGGGATCCCTTGTTCGATTTTCGTCTGCGGGTAATAGTTGAGCTCCGCCTGCGCCCGGGAGATGTCCGCACAGGTCAGCGCGACGTCTCCAGGTTGATCGGGATAAAACTCCAGCCGGGCCTTTTTCTCCAGCGCCTCTTCAAGCAGATGGATGAGATGGCGCAAGGTCACAGTCTGCGATTCTCCGAGGTTGTAGATATGGTAGCCGCTGCAATACGTCCAGGCCGCTTCGATGCCAAGCAGGATATCGTCGATATAGGTATAGTCGCGTTGTGAATCGCCGCTGCCGAACACCGGCACCGGTTGACCGCCGGCGATGAGTCGGGCGAATTTATGTATCGCCATATCCGGACGCTGCCGCGGGCCGTAGACGGTGAAAAAACGCAGACAGGTCGTGGACAGGCCGTACAGATGATGATAGGTATAGCAAATCAATTCCCCGGCCCGCTTGGTGGCGGCATAGGGTGAAATGGGATGATCCACCGCATCAGACTCGCTGAACGGCGCGTTAAGGTTGTTGCCATATACTGACGAAGAGGAGGCAAAGATAAATTTTTTAATCTGATGCTTTCGCGCGAGCTCGAGCAAGTTGATTGTGCCGGTGATGTTGACCTGATCGTACAACTGCGGCTCCTGAATCGAGGGCCGGACTCCTGCACGTGCGGCGAGATGCACCACATGCTCAAATCCGTTCTCATAAAACAGCCTTTGCAGCATCGGCTGATCCAGGATGTCCCCTTCCACCAGCTGAAAGCGGGGCTCCGCCAGCATTCCGGACACATTGTCTCGTTTGATGGCCGGATTATAGTAGGTGTTAAAATTATCCACAGCGGTCACTGAGTGACCCAAATCCAACAGTCGGGCGCACAGATGCGACCCGATAAAACCGGCGCCGCCCGTCACCAGAATCTTCATACCCAACGATCCGATCGAGATTAGTAGTGATAGTAACTGTAATTCTGCGCAAGAACAGAATCGCCGCCGTTCAAGATCACTCCGATGAGATTGGCCGGAACGGAAGAAAAAATTTCCAGCTTTTCCTTTGCCAGGTCCCGGTGCGTCCGGCCCGACCGCACCACCAACGCCACACCATCCACTTGGGTGCCGATGACGACCGCATCCGTTGCAGCTTCGAGGGGAGGAGAATCAAAGAGGATGAGATCGAATTTACGCTTGACTTCATTTAAGAATCGCTGCATCTGCAGCGAGCCCAACAACTCGGAAGGGTTGGGCATCAGGGTGCCGTAACTGATGAATGAAAGATTGGGAATGTGGGTCGCTTGCACCGCTTCGGTCAAGGTGATGCTGCCGTTCAAATAGTTCGCCAGCCCCGGCTCCTTTCTCATGCGAAAGGTGTTGTGCAGAACGCCGCGGCGAAGATCGGCATCCACCAACAGGGTGTTGGTTCGCTGCTGGGCAAAGATAATGGCCAGATTGCTGGAGGTGAATGACTTGCCATCCTCCGGGCCGACGCTGGTGATCACCAGGGTTTGAATGCGTTCCCTCTTTTTGGAAAAGAGGATCTGCGTACGCAGGGCGCGATAAGCTTCACCGATCGGCGTTGGTGAATAATCATGCGTTACCAGCTGCCGGTCGATGTGCTTGGCCTTTTCAAAATCATGATACTCGGGAATATCCTTGAAATCCACCACCGGGATCACGCCGAGCACCGGCAGGTTCAGCGCCTGCTGGATGTCCTCCGCGGAACGGATGGTTTTATCCGCCCAATCGAGGCCGACGGAAAGCATCAAGCCCAACATCAGG from bacterium includes:
- the asnB gene encoding asparagine synthase (glutamine-hydrolyzing) encodes the protein MCGICGILYHDQEQRVEPALLKAMADAIRHRGPDDEGFLIRGHVGLAMRRLSIIDVATGQQPIFNEDGSMAIVFNGEIYNHRRIRADLQARGHAFRTQADTEVILHAYEEYGVDCVKKLNGMFGLAVWDGRRQRLFIARDRLGVKPLYYYSDDHHFVFGSELKALLQVPELPRRVNAKALDNFLTFEYIASPLSIYQNVFKLPQAHYLLWESGRITIHPYWQLTYGAAQGSEGERAEELLALLQDATKIRLMSEVPLGAFLSGGLDSSSIVALMARSSDRPVKTFSIGFTHSSYNELPYARAVSERFGTEHYEEIITPDAVRLTERIVGQLDEPFADFSVFPTLMVSEMARKHVTVVLSGDGGDEVLAGYDTYRADRLARRYGRVPFGLRRSLIEPAIRALPPTDKKKGAINKARRFIEGLQLPADLGHVRWMIFLQQAEKAALYTPELTARLAPFDPYDFIREKFSAASAATPLDQQQYVDIHTYLADDILVKVDRMSMLVSLEARTPFLDYRFVEFCATLPPHLRLAGRQTKYLLKRAMQNLLPDLILHRGKEGFSIPIKQWMKQELRPLMEEYLSVERLRRGGEFQPAYVQRLMQEHLTGKENHSHRLWALMSYQMWRERWLETHTA
- a CDS encoding glycosyltransferase family 4 protein; the encoded protein is MTAASNRFRLLMIAPQPWFQPRGTPFSVLHRIKALTTLGHQVDLATYHVGQDVPMERLRIVRAARVPGVRRVRIGPSKTKLLLDLTLYFQARALLQKNHYDLLHTHEEAGFFGVGLARRWKLPHLYDMHSSLPQQLSNFRYSRSKALMSLFTRLEERTIQSAGAVITICPELQNYVSERYPQVTSLLIENVADNQIVFPAEPGLQEKIKSELGLNGEKIVLYYGTLEPYQGIDLLIESAAHSLRTSPLPIRFVVVGGQEDQVRRYQQQARAAGVDGCFSFTGFVPPQAIPSYVALADVLVSTRMSGTNSPLKIYSYLRSGKPVVATDHVTHTQILTSEVVVLAAPTAEAFSRAVLWTLEHPEQAAAMTSAAGRLAEEKYRYQDYLDKVQWIVEQAVQNGPRG
- a CDS encoding sugar transferase, producing the protein MVSEKEKFIGGIMKLVDIFVIIVAFLVAYFIDVRIRALAQLSIKAYGEVPTLAGFFYFASNYWQILVGFPLIWVSIYALNGVYRGFRLQTNRKMTWNLFVSHVWATLASGSLIFLLKLELYSRLYFSVFILTAFILILLEKRLFLYILDIIHSKGYNQENLLIVGTGKRARDFIRTVHMHRTWGLRIVGLIDDEHGLYGKEVEGYRVIGRLQDIPFLVNRLVIDRVIFVVPRLWLHRIEDALQACEEVGVSSSISLDLYNLHIAQTRQTDFNGYPLLEFETFHAQEWQLFIKRVIDIAISAVMLLLFSPLMVLVAILIKVTSRGPVFFKQIRCGLNGRKFIFYKFRSMVANADELKSGLMQHNEMDGPVFKMKRDPRITPFGHFLRRTSIDELPQLFNVLKGDMSIVGPRPPLVNEVENYQIWQRRRLSLKPGITCIWQVSGRNKIGFDQWMKMDLDYIDHWSLLLDAKILIKTIFVVLIGYGAE
- a CDS encoding NAD-dependent epimerase/dehydratase family protein encodes the protein MKILVTGGAGFIGSHLCARLLDLGHSVTAVDNFNTYYNPAIKRDNVSGMLAEPRFQLVEGDILDQPMLQRLFYENGFEHVVHLAARAGVRPSIQEPQLYDQVNITGTINLLELARKHQIKKFIFASSSSVYGNNLNAPFSESDAVDHPISPYAATKRAGELICYTYHHLYGLSTTCLRFFTVYGPRQRPDMAIHKFARLIAGGQPVPVFGSGDSQRDYTYIDDILLGIEAAWTYCSGYHIYNLGESQTVTLRHLIHLLEEALEKKARLEFYPDQPGDVALTCADISRAQAELNYYPQTKIEQGIPRFAAWFKEKQKYLV